TTTCCTGTACTTTGGCcattcaattttttacaaaactttctttgtttctaatttattagGTAGAATTTGTAAATGATTGTAaccaactattatattattgatacattaaGACAGTGTTTGTATTGAACTTATgcaattgtttgtattttgtttcaGAGTTCGTGACCATGATGACTTCTAAGTGAAATgtgtttcattattaattattattatgtaattttttatcataaattttttttttcaaaaaaaaaaaggaagaaATTAacctgcattttttttttttttgttcgagtAAGCTTTAaaaagataatgttattatcgaAAAGTAAACAAAGATTAATTATCTTTTTACCACATGTGGAACTCTGTgaacttttttttgtgttgaGATATTCGTTATACTATCATCtatatggttaattttttttcaatttcaccAAAATCAGTTCTTTTGTTTGGCAGTAAATCTGCCgtgtaaattttgtaaaaaaaaaaaacaaaaaaaaactatccgACGGCAacgtgttttttcttttttaaatattacaatttttcttttcagtTTTTGCTAGCAATGTTTTcatcttaacatattatattattatacataaaattatggtaatatgatataaaaataataataataatcttaagtatgaaaaattatattataaataatttgttgttttacactttaaaacataattttaaaatcttgtaATTTTTACGATTAATTATAATCTCCAgtgttttagtaatttattattattattattattattattattattatataaatattaattattaaatattagggaCGTTTTCACATTCCTCACTCACcgataaagtttaaatttttttttttttttaaaacaagctataataaatcaatcaacgatattaaaaacattttacatactattttggcatgataatatttattagcctattacaaattatattgtaatttttttttatgattattataatttttaaaaagtatacaaaaagACACACATTAAACGTTTTATTTCTTCACTTGTAAAAAgagaattgaaatttttttttatttaatcctcaattattttcaatttttatggtaacataatattataatatgcacgtcTGCCACACACGCATACACACCCACATCCATTTGGTTAAATGTAATATGCAAAGAATACACTGTATtgatgtatatactataatatatatgaatacacataatatattttattattactataccatTTCTTGAGACAAACTGTATACATGTATACTGTTTTGTTTCACCTTAACCTTTGTGTAATAGTCAAAAGTCAATGGTATATCATAATACTTTGTGGTGTCGGACgtgaataactatttaatttttttttatacataaatacctaatgtattcgaaataaataatttattaatatatgtttctGCGGTGCATGGTGTATGTCGACAATTATTTgtttcgttttaattaaaacgtCTTCGTCTATAATGGAGAAACATGTTCAGATGAGAAAGAATACCAGTACAGAATTGCCATGTGTACCGGATGATTGCTGCCATTTACCGACTTGAGCTTTTTCCGTTATCTCTTCACCATCCTGCGcctgcagtattataataattgttagtttGATGCGCATTAGTGTactgaatttgaattttttcttcgtatatattatataatatatatattttttatttatttatttactaggttattttatattttaatctgtttTACTAGACTTTTGTTTGATAACTGCAGTTGTCCTACTTTTTGtctaataaacacattttatcatTGTTTACTTGTTCTTGGAATGGTATAATAGCTGATTAAACACCTtagttttagtaaataaaaaagtaataaatctAACTGGAATTTTaaggaaaatttaaaacgatgaGCAGTAAGCCGACTGGAAGTATGTTGgctattataattgattattgacattagtattattatacctactaacagtacaaaattctttttttttcaaatctgaACCACTGTTATCTATTCTGTTATTGTTAAGAAGATaatcttttttgaaaatattgacttagggtatttaaatcaaaattttaacgaGTAGATTATGAGTAATTTAACTGTATTTACTAatggataatatattaggtTTGGTAGATGTACGgactattatgattttaaaattatataaattaatattaatttatcaatattttatagtttgttaaaattgtccgagtatctataataaatactagattcaATGTTatgtctattttaaatttttattaaactaatgaTAAATCAAAACGATCCTTTAAtggtattaacaattttaataatttgaagtggtccttataagtatacttaaaaaattccaaaaatgagaatttgaataaattattaagaaaaatggGGATGAGCATGGTTTGGTGAATCATTGTGTATTGtcttctatattttaatacacttaCATACATTCTTTTTcgccataatattttatctcaaCTTAGGATTTATAGAAATAGAATTAGATTTTAGGTCCCCACCCATAGAAAATTCCTGATCATGCCACCAGGCCCCCCCCCAAGctcgtatttataaaaaatggatattaaattattataatattgtcttatgGACTATATGAACCATAGAGGATGACggtgtatacgatgtacctgctgGGTGCTATCTATATTATGAAGAACCAATAAggctataaataaactatattaatataaaatatacatactattgtatgatactatgatattattttattgtgttcaaAACATGAATATTGAATTGCGTAGCAAAAATTGTTGCAAGTATTATCAACCCTACTATAGTTAGTGTTGCCTCAGCTGAAAGGAGTTTCTCCACACTTCGTAGACTGAAAACCTGGCTTCGTTCAAGAATGACCGATCAGCATTATGtctaatattaatgtatatgatAAAGTAGATATTCTAGatcaaataaatcatattattgatttttttgccaatttaaaaaataggcaatgaatttgtgttgtaaaaattattgttttctttttactaagtttttgtgaaattataacttgctatccccccccccccctaccagCATACGCTACTGCAGTAATACTGCAACTAgttcataattaaaacatattatttataaatatcagctTACTAATTAAAAACCGTACAGATAATATTTGAAGTCATTTTAAGATATTCAACAACTACTGAGATAGGTAACCTATGAGTTATGACCTATCTATTATTTCTGACAAAGGTCATtagtttatgattttaaatcatAGTACACAGgcacctaataattaatataaaagttggctaggtataaaaagtatacaatcgtaaaagtatgataaataataatattaatatttctataaaaatattttattatataggtacctgcctacCATTTACTTACTCAGTTAAGACGGCGCcttacccgcatgtgttgtctccgtcttacaaacataggtaccaaatttacgctaggaaattcaagttttatgccgtGAGCTTagaaattagagtgaatcgacctattatgaaacttgatggtaagaacattatctgtgttaaTCGAAAACCATCTAGTCAAGTATGATTTTGTTCTTTTAATTCCAACCAAAGTTAAATAGgcgtagtaggtacctattaatttaagtaaattcaATTACGTTATGTACATGTGTGTATACTGATACACACAAGTATTTTTGTCATAGATTCGATTCAGTATGATTTGGTCAAAATGTAGGTTTCTATGCATCAAACTATCAAAGATAAcaaaaagtaaatacattttaaaaaagtggatgtcgctctgctgtacagtagattacaagtgggtcattgtataatggattgtattagactttaattcaatgatataatatcattgtgtaagaaaaacgattctgagcgtagacggtttgtcagtttggttattttatattgttattatttattttatcatgcaagttgaattaatattaaaatattataattttttattcgtttctatggtgatatacaaagcgttagaaattaaaatcccatttttagtgttttttcgtaatttttaggtggtttttcccgtggcattaaataactattgagaaactcgaaaaatgacttctctaaagtaccatcttgatccaattttctaaaagatcaggtaatatatgttgaaatcgaagcactcctcctggaagaaatgttgtatacaggatataaaaagaaaaaaaataaataaataaataaacaccattgtaaaacaatagctgaaaaaaatgtattgtacaactttaaaaatatattgatcatcaatgatttgttttatataaaaagatCGCTATAAGAACTCGTAACATAGATTCATAATAAAAagacaggtaaaaaaaaaatttgtgatatTACTTGAATTCAATCGTCGATGATACGAAGCGCTCCCGGGACCTTATTTCGCGGGCGTATTCAGCGCATTTCGATTGGCTGTACCTTGACCTACAACAGAAAGTTGAAACTTCCCACTTACACCCTCCCTCGTAGGCATACACCAGACATTCAAACTGATCATGGTACGCTGCGTTCATGCACGTACGCTTGTCCcaggggcacccgttttcccttGCGTATTTCAGGCACTCCAGGTGACCGTTAGACGCTGCGCTTCTGCACGTATCCCCGTCCcaggggcacccgttttcccttGCGTATTTCAGGCACTCCAGGTGACCGTTCAACGCAGCGTTGCTGCACGTAATCTCGTCCcaggggcacccgttttcccgtgcgtatttcAGGCACTCCAGGTGACTGTTTTCTGCGGCCCTGGTGCACGTGTCCTCGTACAatgggcacccgttttcccttGCGTATTTCAGGCACTCCAGGTGACCATTAGACGCTGCGCTGCTGCACGTACGGCCGTAccaagggcacccgttttcccgtgcgtatttcAAGCACTCCAGGTGACCGTTAGACGCTGCGCTGCTGCACGTATCCCCGTCCCAGCGGCACCCGTTCACAGAGGCGTACCTTAGACATTCCAGATTGCCCGATCCCGCCGCCAAATCACACGCCTTACCTCTGACACCGGTCCATCCAGGCACGGTGTCCCAAGGGACGCCAATCTCGTGTGCTAGTTTCAAGCAACCGATGTGCCCGTTGAACGCTGCCTTCTCGCATATGTGTTTAAAGGTATCGTCATTGATGGCGAATAGAGACCGCCTGAACATTGTCTGCCTATCGTTGTGCTCATCTTGTTTTTTGTCGACTTTGAATAATTCAAACAGCGCCTCGCAAGTCAAACTTGTCACGTTCGATGTTGTTGCACGCGTAGTACGCCATTTTCGCCAGGCTGGGTAGTGGGTACATTTTTTCGGTGTATGACGACGTCCGCTTCAAACGAGCAGTCGTAACGCGTAAGGTAACGAAATCTCGAAATGATCACTCGAGAAATTTAAGAATAAGTACCGGTAAAACGATGAATCGCCTTGGATtcactataacaatattaacaactcGCGATGAAAAACAATGTtcaatgatgaaaatattattgacaatggACGCGTGTGATCGCCATTGAACTTTAGATAATGTTATCATATATAGTTCAATGGTGATCGAAAACACGATTTAggcaataaacatttattttatcaatgaatattcattattttaaaaagtgtaaatttttttgaaaatatttttttaaatagtttcaagtcccttataaaacaacgtttttcataaaaaattatagttttaaatattttttatccttataaatttttaagttttttacttttttgaatgaaaatattgggttttaattttatattccaaagcagaatatttttcttatagtaTTTTGAtgcatgaaaatcgaatttggggggagtagtttatgagttataaatatttaaagtttagatgtgCGGAGTGGAGAGGTACAGGGTTACCCCACGAAATGTTTTTCcacttatacatacatataaaattaaaacgttgtCATTGTACAACATTGTAAATGTTGTCAttcgaaaaagtaaaaaacttatatCCACTGTTCATGCATGTCGTCAGCATTTCCGCCACTCCGTCTGTAATAGTGACAATGTACAGCATACACAATGGACAACTCTTTTCTCCCCGCTCTTCACCTTCTCTTCCTACGCATTACACAAATGATCCACTCTATACAAACGTATTTCTAATGTCTTTGCTAAATCAATGTAAACACCGCCAtagttttgcatattttattttgtttttttttttacgttgtgTGTCAACATAACCATAAAGAgttcgtattataattttgtataattgtattatctcGTATGTGGTGTGTATGTGTACTGAAGGCTCGCTAGTAAAACAGCTTCGACTTTTTCGttcatattcatttttataatatacacgttatACCTTTTATCATTGTCGTCATCAGTGAGATGACACAATTATCATTGTAATTTTCTCAGACCTGCAGATCGTTTATACAACGACTACCAATAAATCATATATCGTTCACAATTCTGTGAGTACTTAATTATTTGGTTccgtttataatacctacctctcTGTTAGATACCTAGTCCGGACTGACtatataggtagtcaataagAATTGAGCGTACGGTGATTGCAATATCATCTGCATCAtagcgtaagtccgccagcaaccACTGTGCGTTGTGTGAGTGGCCGCCCAGGTCGTCCAGGTGCATTACGCTGTGGATCGGCTAACCATATATACCTCCACCTCAGTCATTGATGGGTGGACATTCTGGATCGTTCTACGGATATCGTGGCAACTGGACATACTTCCGTAGCATAAATTAGTCATAAGATTATATATCAAATTGTTGTGAactctgtggtcattgcaccataCCGATTCGATCACAGAGAGACCCCCCACCATATACTTAAACTGCATAACCCTATTTCCCATTGTATAACTTGTATCCTTCACATCCATCGTGTTTCGGTACGTTTCAGTTCCTTCGTGTCCATTGTCGCGTCATTGCTGCCCCCCTCACATTATTGGGCTGTGTGTTGGATTGCCTATATCTTGGAAGTAGGCGTTGTCATACTGTCGCTTTGGAAACGTTAATCGTGCACGCAATTTTGGTTGCTTACCCTTGACGCCTTCAATTTTTTCGGTAGatacaataattactataagTTAAATCTGTCGAATGGTCCTTTACAATCATCGATTACCCTACACATCCACCTTGGGCAAAATCAGTAAAGGTTATGAATCTAAGATAACGACATAGAAAATCCGCAGTACGGAGgtcataataataggtatgcatataaacaaattttaattgtttaagaacataattcaattatttatgtgtatatagaattaggtatttacatagcataacatattaatatatatatatattttttaaattccttcAATAAACACTTTTAATAGTT
This is a stretch of genomic DNA from Acyrthosiphon pisum isolate AL4f chromosome A3, pea_aphid_22Mar2018_4r6ur, whole genome shotgun sequence. It encodes these proteins:
- the LOC107882669 gene encoding uncharacterized protein LOC107882669 isoform X2, encoding MFRRSLFAINDDTFKHICEKAAFNGHIGCLKLAHEIGVPWDTVPGWTGVRGKACDLAAGSGNLECLRYASVNGCRWDGDTCSSAASNGHLECLKYARENGCPWDKRTCMNAAYHDQFECLVYAYEGGCKWEVSTFCCRSRYSQSKCAEYAREIRSRERFVSSTIEFK
- the LOC107882669 gene encoding uncharacterized protein LOC107882669 isoform X1 codes for the protein MFRRSLFAINDDTFKHICEKAAFNGHIGCLKLAHEIGVPWDTVPGWTGVRGKACDLAAGSGNLECLRYASVNGCRWDGDTCSSAASNGHLECLKYARENGCPWYGRTCSSAASNGHLECLKYARENGCPWDKRTCMNAAYHDQFECLVYAYEGGCKWEVSTFCCRSRYSQSKCAEYAREIRSRERFVSSTIEFK